Proteins encoded by one window of Juglans regia cultivar Chandler chromosome 15, Walnut 2.0, whole genome shotgun sequence:
- the LOC108989067 gene encoding IQ domain-containing protein IQM2-like, protein MGISFSCPFSNYSDVENGLESIIVKSISFGKDEIKTPVRSVSFNSRDSEPMMFKSLCCGKMKLEASSSFKSGELEEMVSVKAPSLEDDMHIESKIQQNKVMDNQSPRSDGHVAMIQSLPILDPPNPKDVAALKLQKVYKSFRTRRKLADCAVLVEQSWWKLLDFAELKRSSISFFDIEKHESAISRWSRARTRAAKVGKGLSKNDRAQKLALQHWLEAIDPRHRYGHNLHYYYDNWLNCQCKEPFFYWLDIGEGKEVNLVERCPRSKLQQQCIKYLGPMERMAYEVVVEDGKFFYKQSEKLLDTTEEDKDAKWIFVLSTSMTLYVGKKKKGTFQHSSFLAGGATSAAGRLVIEDGILKAVWPHSGHYRPTEENFEDFVTFLKGNNVSLTDVKMSPDDEEDELFSKQRSSIHLRSSSEEDLTQKLSGSETEGTNAEDLIQERTYLIEDETTAALELPMSSRLRRLGKKLANLEIPIRNELYKRLDSQKQNLGPSCNSLPAESPVDGYETAEEVFPSELEHMVPKQNEFNEQHEENEVEIIPEESILKRINSHKGMKSYQLGKQLSFKWTTGAGPRIGCVRDYPSKLQFQALEQVNLSPRSAACSRSYLSPQLVRGLSSKVKTPRSSGGEMAPTITSPRPEEGNFSQRINHHSRTQSSPLIRGTSTSAIGNMF, encoded by the exons ATGGGTATTTCTTTTTCCTGCCCATTTTCCAATTACAGTGACGTGGAAAATGGCTTAGAATCTATCATTGTCAAGTCCATCAGTTTTGGGAAGGATGAAATAAAAACTCCAGTGCGATCTGTCAGTTTCAACAGTCGAGATTCTGAACCCATGATGTTCAAATCCTTATGTTGTGGGAAGATGAAATTAGAAGCATCGTCTAGCTTTAAGAGTGGCGAATTGGAAGAAATGGTCTCAGTCAAGGCTCCTTCATTAGAGGATGATATGCACATTGAGTcaaaaatacaacaaaacaaAGTGATGGATAATCAATCCCCAAGATCAGATGGTCATGTGGCGATGATCCAATCATTGCCAATTTTGGATCCCCCTAATCCCAAGGATGTGGCTGCACTAAAGTTGCAGAAAGTGTACAAAAGTTTCCGAACCAGAAGGAAGCTGGCAGATTGTGCAGTTCTGGTTGAGCAGAGCTG GTGGAAGCTCTTAGATTTTGCTGAACTAAAAAGAAGTTCTATATCATTCTTTGATATTGAGAAGCATGAATCTGCCATTTCGCGATGGTCAAGAGCAAGAACCAGAGCGGCCAAG GTCGGAAAAGGTTTATCAAAGAATGATAGAGCTCAGAAACTTGCTTTACAACACTGGCTTGAAGCT ATAGACCCACGGCATCGATATGGACATAATTTACACTATTACTATGATAATTGGCTTAATTGTCAGTGTAAAGAACCCTTCTTCTACTG GCTGGATATAGGAGAAGGGAAGGAAGTAAATCTTGTTGAAAGATGCCCTCGATCAAAACTCCAGCAGCAGTGTATCAAATATTTGGGTCCA ATGGAAAGGATGGCCTATGAAGTTGTTGTGGAGGATGGAAAATTCTTCTACAAGCAATCAGAGAAGCTCCTTGACACCACTGAAGAAGACAAGGATGCCAAGTGGATTTTTGTCCTAAGCACATCCATGACCTTGTATGTTggcaagaagaagaaaggtaCTTTCCAGCATTCTAGCTTCTTGGCCGGAGGAGCTACGTCTGCTGCAGGGAGATTAGTTATTGAGGATGGCATCCTAAAG GCAGTTTGGCCTCACAGTGGTCATTATCGACCTACAGAAGAAAATTTTGAGGACTTTGTCACCTTTCTCAAAGGGAATAACGTGAGTCTCACAGATGTGAAG ATGAGTCcagatgatgaggaagatgaatTGTTTAGCAAGCAAAGAAGCAGTATTCATCTCAGAAGTTCTTCTGAAGAGGACTTGACTCAAAAGTTGAGTGGCTCCGAGACTGAAGGGACCAATGCTGAAGACTTAATTCAAGAGCGAACTTATTTGATAGAAGATGAGACTACTGCTGCATTGGAACTGCCCATGTCAAGCCGGTTACGAAGGCTTGGTAAAAAATTGGCTAACCTTGAAATACCAATAAGGAATGAATTGTACAAGAGGTTAGACAGTCAAAAGCAAAATTTGGGACCAAGTTGTAACAGTTTGCCAGCTGAATCTCCCGTGGATGGTTATGAAACGGCGGAAGAAGTATTTCCTTCTGAACTGGAGCACATGGTTCCGAAGCAGAACGAGTTTAATGAACAGCATGAAGAGAATGAAGTGGAAATCATTCCTGAAGAATCAATTCTCAAAAGGATTAATTCACATAAAGGAATGAAGTCCTATCAATTAGGTAAGCAATTATCTTTCAAATGGACTACAGGAGCTGGACCCCGAATTGGCTGTGTAAGGGACTATCCCTCAAAGCTCCAGTTCCAAGCTTTGGAGCAAGTGAACTTATCTCCAAGAAGTGCCGCCTGTTCTAGATCTTACTTGTCTCCTCAACTTGTTAGAGGGCTGAGCTCAAAGGTGAAGACACCAAGAAGTTCTGGCGGTGAAATGGCACCAACCATAACATCGCCTAGACCCGAGGAAGGAAATTTCTCCCAAAGAATAAATCACCATTCAAGAACACAATCCTCTCCATTGATTAGAGGAACATCAACAAGTGCAATTGGTAACATGTTTTGA